The following coding sequences lie in one Alloacidobacterium dinghuense genomic window:
- a CDS encoding chloride channel protein, which translates to MSKGKNNGHINPGLYSHLRDFNADPRMLLLSVLALVIGASGAILAYFLLHLIYAATNLFYFQRLSWQFVSPAKNTLHWLALFVPIVGGLMIGVMARFGTDKIRGHGIPEALEAILMNGAKVDGKVAIYKPLSAAIAIGSGGPFGAEGPIIMTAGSVGSLFAQLFKLSDAERTTLLVAGAAAGMTGVFSTPLAAVLLAVELLLFEWRPRSLVPVAIAATTAGVLRRFLLGNGPLFPMPQIAPVIEPRTVVAALFLGIIAGIAALVLSRAVYASEDLFEERLPMHWMWWPAIGGLVVGIGGLIFPRALGTGYDVIASLIGGNTTWQLIAGVLIIKSIIWAFSLGSGTSGGILAPLLMIGGALGALIGFGLPAVETGAWPLIGMAAILSGAIGCPLTAAVLSMELTHNYALILPLLAASVAAHAFTVLFQKRSILTERLSRRGYHLSREYGVDPLETVTVAEVMRTDEDALSDSDAVFAYPGDTLRMVAERMASAHVTEMPVKDFSSGKAIAVIGLEDMLHARARSYIRETKQERVRRLPVLFARSRAKEAEADYESVS; encoded by the coding sequence ATGAGCAAAGGCAAGAATAACGGACACATAAATCCGGGGCTGTACTCTCATTTGCGCGACTTTAACGCCGACCCGCGCATGCTGCTTCTAAGCGTTCTTGCGCTCGTGATCGGTGCCTCCGGAGCGATACTCGCATATTTTCTGCTACACCTAATCTACGCAGCTACCAACCTTTTCTATTTCCAACGTCTAAGCTGGCAATTTGTCTCTCCGGCGAAGAATACCCTTCATTGGTTGGCCCTCTTCGTTCCGATCGTTGGTGGTCTCATGATCGGTGTGATGGCGCGCTTTGGTACGGATAAGATACGCGGTCACGGTATTCCCGAAGCGCTTGAAGCCATCCTGATGAACGGCGCAAAGGTCGATGGAAAAGTGGCGATCTACAAACCGCTTTCCGCCGCCATCGCCATCGGCTCCGGCGGCCCATTCGGCGCTGAAGGACCTATCATCATGACAGCCGGATCGGTGGGCTCTCTTTTTGCACAGCTTTTCAAGCTCAGCGACGCCGAGCGCACCACGCTCCTTGTCGCTGGCGCAGCAGCGGGCATGACCGGCGTCTTCTCGACGCCGCTTGCCGCCGTTCTGCTCGCCGTTGAGCTTCTGCTCTTCGAGTGGCGACCGCGAAGTCTCGTTCCGGTAGCCATTGCAGCGACTACGGCAGGCGTGCTGCGCAGATTTCTGCTCGGTAACGGCCCGCTCTTTCCCATGCCACAGATTGCACCGGTGATCGAGCCGCGTACCGTGGTGGCTGCGCTATTTCTCGGAATCATCGCCGGAATCGCAGCCTTGGTGCTGAGCCGTGCAGTGTATGCCAGCGAGGACCTTTTCGAAGAGCGTCTGCCGATGCACTGGATGTGGTGGCCTGCAATCGGCGGTCTCGTCGTTGGCATTGGCGGATTGATTTTTCCTCGCGCCCTCGGCACAGGCTACGACGTCATCGCGTCGCTGATAGGCGGCAACACTACGTGGCAGCTCATCGCCGGAGTGCTGATCATCAAGAGCATCATCTGGGCGTTTTCACTGGGTTCAGGAACATCTGGCGGAATTCTCGCTCCGCTGCTCATGATCGGTGGCGCACTCGGCGCGCTCATAGGCTTCGGCCTCCCAGCCGTGGAAACCGGAGCGTGGCCGCTGATCGGCATGGCTGCGATTCTCTCAGGCGCCATTGGCTGCCCCCTCACCGCTGCGGTCCTCAGCATGGAGCTGACTCACAACTACGCGCTAATTTTGCCCCTCCTGGCAGCATCAGTAGCCGCCCATGCATTTACTGTCCTCTTTCAGAAGCGCTCGATTCTTACCGAGCGTCTCAGCCGTCGCGGTTACCATCTGAGCCGTGAATACGGTGTCGACCCGCTTGAAACCGTTACTGTCGCTGAGGTCATGCGAACAGACGAGGATGCACTTTCGGATTCAGACGCAGTCTTCGCCTATCCCGGCGACACGCTGCGCATGGTGGCCGAGCGTATGGCGTCCGCGCACGTAACGGAAATGCCCGTGAAGGACTTTAGTTCAGGGAAAGCGATAGCCGTGATTGGCCTGGAAGACATGCTACATGCCCGCGCCCGCTCATATATTCGCGAAACGAAACAAGAGCGCGTGCGTCGCCTGCCTGTGTTGTTTGCTCGATCACGCGCGAAAGAAGCCGAAGCGGATTACGAGTCTGTTTCTTAG
- a CDS encoding MarR family winged helix-turn-helix transcriptional regulator translates to MGVDQYRKLAELRFQLRKFLQFSHVAAEGRGIRPQQYQLLLCVCGMPQELDPTIANVAARMMLKHNSAVELVDRTIEQGLLRRCPDPTDHRRILLRVTAAGERILASLADYHMQELEQAGPELIRALRRVLNMKTSSSKQGTAKQ, encoded by the coding sequence GTGGGCGTTGATCAATATCGCAAGCTCGCTGAGTTACGCTTTCAGTTGCGCAAGTTTTTGCAATTCAGCCATGTGGCCGCCGAAGGCCGAGGCATTCGCCCCCAGCAATATCAGCTTTTGCTGTGCGTCTGCGGCATGCCGCAGGAACTTGATCCGACCATTGCGAACGTTGCTGCACGCATGATGCTCAAGCACAACAGCGCTGTGGAACTTGTAGACCGCACCATAGAGCAGGGCCTTCTGCGCCGCTGCCCTGATCCAACGGATCATCGCCGCATTCTGCTCCGTGTCACAGCAGCGGGCGAGCGCATTCTTGCGTCTCTCGCCGACTATCACATGCAGGAGCTGGAGCAGGCTGGTCCAGAGCTGATTCGCGCGTTACGCCGGGTACTCAATATGAAGACGTCATCCAGTAAGCAGGGGACGGCTAAGCAATGA
- a CDS encoding DUF2007 domain-containing protein: MEEVVTVANFTEPLEAEMAKLRLESAGIDTFLSGENARILEPGLGPLQLQVRASDQSDALAILADPGAGSAPEPNT, translated from the coding sequence ATGGAAGAAGTCGTGACAGTCGCCAACTTTACTGAACCGCTCGAAGCTGAGATGGCGAAATTGCGCCTGGAATCCGCAGGAATCGACACATTCCTCTCCGGTGAAAATGCCCGCATCCTCGAACCGGGCCTGGGACCATTGCAACTTCAGGTAAGAGCTTCCGATCAGTCAGATGCGCTGGCCATTCTTGCCGACCCAGGAGCAGGTTCGGCGCCGGAGCCGAACACATAG
- the purB gene encoding adenylosuccinate lyase, protein MIARYTRPQIGQIWCDENKYRMWLAVETAASETLAEDGIVPKEAAKAIRERGDFDVARIHEIEAEVKHDVIAFTTAVAEKVGPESRWLHYGLTSNDVVDTAQALQIKTASALIREDLLVLIEVLKKRALEFKHTPTIGRTHGIHAEPTTFGLKLLNWYAEMRRNLERFDAAAEQIRIGKLSGAVGTFGHLSPKHEERICEKLGLKPAPVATQVIQRDRHAHYISTLAIITATLDKIAVEIRHLQRTEVREAEEFFSEKQKGSSAMPHKRNPITTEQISGLARVVRANAQAAYENVALWHERDISHSSVERVIFPDSTILTDYLLAKTANLIEKLLVYPKRMLKNLESTGGLIFSGQLLLDLAEAGMLREDAYRLVQSHAMRAWKEDLVFRDLIKADTEITVKLRAEKLEHAFDLNRQLRNVDAIFDRVFRE, encoded by the coding sequence TTGATTGCCCGCTACACACGCCCGCAAATTGGCCAAATCTGGTGTGATGAGAACAAGTACCGCATGTGGCTGGCGGTAGAGACTGCTGCCAGCGAGACCTTGGCCGAGGATGGGATTGTTCCGAAGGAGGCTGCCAAGGCGATTCGCGAACGCGGCGACTTCGATGTTGCGCGTATTCACGAGATTGAGGCGGAAGTGAAGCATGACGTCATCGCCTTTACGACGGCAGTGGCGGAGAAGGTCGGGCCGGAGTCGCGCTGGCTGCACTACGGGCTTACCTCAAATGACGTCGTAGATACAGCACAAGCTTTGCAGATCAAGACCGCATCGGCATTGATTCGCGAGGATCTGCTCGTGTTAATCGAGGTTCTTAAGAAACGTGCACTGGAGTTCAAGCACACGCCGACCATTGGACGTACACACGGCATTCACGCCGAGCCCACGACCTTTGGATTGAAGCTCCTGAACTGGTACGCGGAGATGCGCCGCAACTTGGAACGGTTTGACGCGGCTGCAGAGCAGATTCGCATCGGAAAGTTGTCCGGGGCGGTGGGAACGTTCGGCCACTTGAGCCCCAAACATGAAGAACGTATCTGCGAAAAGCTGGGGCTGAAGCCCGCTCCGGTAGCAACCCAGGTGATTCAGCGCGACCGGCATGCACACTACATTTCCACGCTGGCGATCATCACAGCGACGCTGGATAAGATCGCGGTCGAGATTCGACACCTGCAACGGACAGAGGTGCGCGAGGCAGAGGAATTCTTTTCTGAAAAGCAGAAGGGGTCTTCCGCGATGCCACACAAGCGCAATCCAATTACCACCGAACAGATTAGCGGACTGGCGCGCGTCGTTCGTGCTAACGCGCAGGCGGCCTATGAAAATGTCGCGCTCTGGCATGAGCGAGACATCTCTCACTCGTCGGTTGAGCGTGTGATCTTTCCCGATTCGACAATTCTGACCGACTACCTGCTTGCTAAGACCGCAAACCTTATTGAGAAACTGCTCGTTTACCCGAAACGCATGTTGAAGAACCTCGAGAGCACAGGCGGACTGATTTTCAGCGGACAACTATTGCTCGATCTGGCTGAAGCGGGCATGCTGCGCGAAGATGCGTATCGGCTCGTCCAGAGCCATGCGATGCGCGCGTGGAAGGAAGATCTGGTCTTTCGTGACCTCATCAAAGCCGATACAGAGATTACGGTGAAACTCCGCGCAGAAAAACTGGAGCATGCATTCGACCTGAATCGGCAGCTACGAAACGTGGATGCGATATTTGATCGCGTTTTCCGTGAGTAG
- a CDS encoding DUF4126 domain-containing protein: MDAFTPTTIAALIIASSFAAGLNVYATLLTLGLLARAHWVELPAGLDMLTHWWVIGVSGFMFAIEFVADKIPAFDMIWNGLHTFIRIPVAALLAYHTSAQLSPEMQVLAAVAGAGIALVAHGSKTAMRAAVTPSPEPISNIALSTSEDVMAVGVTWLATKHPLIAASIACIFLLVAVITVHWLAKFIRKMWSKPRPASAQ; the protein is encoded by the coding sequence ATGGACGCATTCACGCCAACCACGATTGCCGCTTTGATCATCGCCTCAAGTTTTGCCGCGGGGTTGAACGTATATGCCACGCTGCTCACGCTGGGGCTGTTGGCCCGCGCTCACTGGGTCGAACTGCCGGCGGGGCTGGACATGTTAACGCATTGGTGGGTGATCGGCGTGAGCGGATTCATGTTCGCGATTGAATTTGTGGCCGACAAGATTCCCGCATTCGACATGATCTGGAACGGGCTGCATACGTTTATCCGCATTCCTGTCGCCGCATTGCTCGCCTATCACACGAGCGCCCAGCTCTCGCCTGAGATGCAGGTTCTTGCTGCCGTAGCAGGCGCCGGCATCGCTTTGGTTGCGCATGGCTCAAAGACAGCGATGAGGGCCGCTGTCACGCCCAGTCCCGAACCCATCTCAAATATTGCCCTGAGCACAAGTGAGGATGTAATGGCGGTAGGGGTAACGTGGCTGGCCACCAAGCACCCGCTGATTGCCGCAAGCATTGCATGCATCTTTCTTCTCGTTGCCGTGATTACTGTGCACTGGTTGGCAAAGTTCATTCGCAAGATGTGGAGCAAGCCCAGGCCGGCGAGTGCGCAGTGA
- a CDS encoding UbiX family flavin prenyltransferase codes for MTREPLNLTVAMTGASGAVFGQHLLQALHVDPRVSHVHFIASDGALRVLAEELRFSGRNNLIEKLLGHPSGKIHQHAESDIGAAIASGSYPSNGMIVMPCSMGTLAAIANGLAQTLIERSADVCLKERRSLVLCVRETPFNKIHLRNMTLAADAGATIFPMIPAFYNHPTDSTEMAKQFAARVLAHVGLPQSGAYIWKGDV; via the coding sequence ATGACGCGCGAGCCATTGAATCTGACTGTAGCCATGACAGGAGCCAGCGGGGCGGTTTTTGGCCAGCATCTGTTGCAGGCGCTGCATGTGGACCCGAGAGTTTCACATGTACACTTCATTGCGTCGGATGGCGCGCTACGGGTCCTGGCAGAGGAGTTACGATTCAGTGGGCGCAATAATCTGATCGAAAAATTGCTCGGGCACCCATCCGGAAAGATTCACCAGCATGCGGAATCTGATATCGGCGCAGCGATTGCAAGTGGAAGCTATCCATCGAACGGGATGATCGTAATGCCCTGCAGTATGGGAACGCTGGCCGCGATTGCCAATGGTCTCGCGCAAACTCTCATCGAAAGGTCCGCTGATGTCTGCCTGAAAGAGCGCCGTTCGTTAGTGCTTTGCGTTCGCGAGACACCCTTCAACAAGATCCATCTGCGCAATATGACATTGGCAGCAGATGCTGGAGCCACCATCTTTCCGATGATCCCTGCGTTCTATAACCATCCAACCGATTCGACCGAGATGGCAAAGCAGTTTGCAGCGCGTGTGCTGGCTCACGTAGGGTTGCCACAGTCAGGCGCATACATCTGGAAGGGCGACGTTTAG
- a CDS encoding response regulator transcription factor: MKRVLVVDSDPRVCEAIHKELSVMSHAVYFAFDAVQAISQAHKCKPDLVIVDLSLPAGNGLSVVERLRAMTPFVRTPIIVIAERGARLQAGRVLDAGANAFLSKPLGRQRLLEQVANLLPREKPQDAWMDTMQLLTK; this comes from the coding sequence ATGAAGCGTGTTCTGGTTGTGGATAGTGATCCCCGAGTTTGTGAGGCAATTCACAAAGAACTCTCAGTGATGTCTCACGCAGTCTATTTCGCGTTTGACGCCGTCCAGGCCATTTCACAGGCACACAAGTGCAAACCTGATCTGGTTATTGTCGATTTAAGCCTCCCCGCGGGCAACGGGCTCTCTGTGGTGGAACGTTTGCGCGCGATGACGCCCTTTGTGCGAACTCCAATCATCGTGATCGCCGAACGGGGTGCGCGGCTTCAGGCCGGCCGTGTTTTGGATGCCGGTGCCAACGCCTTCCTGTCAAAACCACTCGGTCGTCAGCGGTTGCTGGAACAGGTCGCAAATCTTCTGCCGAGGGAAAAGCCGCAGGACGCATGGATGGATACAATGCAGCTGCTGACTAAATAG
- a CDS encoding NUDIX hydrolase: MRREYPEAPIVGVGAIIIHENQVLLIQRGQEPLKGEWSLPGGALELGETLEQGIRREVLEETALEIEPLQIVEVFDRIVRDESGGVRFHYVLVDFLCRITCGTLCCATDAAAAHWLHREELNAHSKYRVAPFTAAVIEKAFRL; this comes from the coding sequence ATGCGGCGCGAATATCCAGAGGCTCCGATCGTTGGTGTTGGAGCCATCATTATCCACGAAAATCAGGTGCTGCTCATTCAGCGTGGACAGGAGCCGCTCAAGGGCGAATGGTCACTTCCGGGAGGCGCGCTCGAATTGGGTGAGACGTTGGAACAGGGAATTCGACGCGAAGTCCTCGAAGAAACAGCTCTCGAAATTGAACCATTGCAGATCGTTGAGGTTTTCGATCGCATTGTTCGCGACGAATCAGGCGGGGTGCGATTCCATTATGTTCTCGTGGATTTCCTCTGCCGTATAACGTGCGGAACGCTGTGCTGCGCTACGGATGCCGCAGCGGCACATTGGCTGCATCGCGAGGAGTTGAACGCTCACAGCAAGTATCGCGTTGCACCTTTCACCGCTGCTGTCATCGAAAAAGCGTTTCGGCTGTAA
- a CDS encoding nitroreductase family protein, with protein MANVMEKTLSQAIAQRRATPSFDGFPLPEKDLKRILEAGLQAPSGYNMQPWRFLVVRSEEQKRRLRAASFNQAKVEEASAVIVACGDADGWRNGDLEEMLRLGREGGMPENYSEMAKINIPNYLSNHPNFPMWLNRHVMIAFTTMMLMAEVLGYDTAPMEGFEQERVSEVLKLPLSYHVVALLAIGRLKGSDKFYGGRFNMARTVFAEEYGKPIKL; from the coding sequence ATGGCAAATGTGATGGAGAAGACGCTGTCTCAGGCGATTGCGCAGCGACGCGCCACGCCCAGCTTTGACGGTTTCCCTCTGCCGGAAAAAGATCTTAAAAGGATACTGGAAGCTGGGCTGCAGGCTCCGAGTGGTTACAACATGCAGCCGTGGCGCTTCCTCGTCGTACGGTCCGAGGAACAAAAGCGGCGTCTGCGGGCGGCCAGTTTTAATCAGGCCAAAGTTGAGGAGGCATCTGCCGTGATCGTCGCCTGCGGTGACGCAGACGGCTGGCGGAACGGCGACCTGGAGGAGATGCTGCGCCTCGGGCGTGAAGGTGGTATGCCGGAAAACTATTCGGAAATGGCGAAGATCAACATTCCCAATTATCTTTCGAATCATCCGAATTTTCCGATGTGGCTCAACCGGCACGTGATGATCGCTTTCACAACCATGATGCTTATGGCCGAAGTTCTCGGCTACGATACAGCGCCAATGGAGGGTTTCGAGCAGGAAAGAGTGAGCGAGGTTCTAAAATTGCCCCTCAGCTATCATGTGGTTGCCTTGCTGGCGATCGGTCGCCTGAAAGGCAGCGACAAGTTCTACGGCGGACGCTTCAACATGGCTCGTACCGTGTTTGCAGAAGAGTACGGCAAGCCAATCAAGCTCTAA
- the uvrA gene encoding excinuclease ABC subunit UvrA, whose product MSITHITVRGARQHNLRDISVQIPRNTLTVVTGLSGSGKSSLAFDTIYAEGQRRYVETLSAYARQFLDQIERPDVDSIEGLSPAISIEQKTTSRSPRSTVGTITEIYDYMRLLYASVGVPHCPNCGQPISRQTHEQIVERILSLAPGDRVTIYAPVVRGRKGEFKDLLDELDQQGFRARIDGELRDLTESISLEKRKNHTIEAVIDRVVLKPGVETRLQEAVARALQMANGLVLIGVSGGSEQLYSSSMACPDCGLDVPKLEPRSFSFNSTYGACPECHGLGSIYDFDPAKVITDWSKPLLDGALGPGSASQYLLKLIQLAAQRYKIDLKKPFEQLPQKQQELLLYGPGKGEAPRTGFHGILSYLRDAVEESKSDAYREWMLNYMSASTCPVCKGRRLRPESLAVKVGGLSIADFTALALKRAVDAARNLEFSQREALIAERLRREVVERLEFLNAVGLGYLSLNRSAATLSGGEGQRIRLATQIGSRLRGVLYVLDEPSIGLHQRDNQRLINALESLRNLGNTILVVEHDEDTIRHADYVLDLGPGAGKLGGHVVAEGTPQDIMLAPASLTGRYLAGEVKILHRFEPRSVNGNWITIEGARSHNLRDVTAKFPLGVMTVVTGVSGSGKSTLVNDILYRALAKQLYGSREEPGEHARIKGFENIDKVIRIDQSPIGRTPRSNPATYTGVFSGIRDLYAMLPESRERGYKAGRFSFNVAGGRCEACQGEGQRRIEMNFLPDVYVQCEVCNGRRYNQETLAVKFNGHSIADVLDLAIEDALPVLADIPQVRQKLQTLVDVGLGYIHLGQAATTLSGGEAQRIKLARELSKRQTGRTLYLLDEPTTGLHFDDVRKLLEVLHRLTDLGNTIVIIEHNLDVIRNADWIIDLGPEGGEDGGQIVAEGTPERISRVSGSHTGEFLRRYYAEHPVVLELNSNGSGAAKRRKTAKKDTIQ is encoded by the coding sequence ATGTCGATTACTCACATTACCGTGCGCGGTGCGCGCCAGCACAATCTGCGCGACATCAGCGTTCAGATTCCCCGCAATACCCTGACGGTCGTCACTGGTCTTTCCGGTTCCGGTAAATCCTCGCTCGCTTTTGACACGATCTATGCCGAGGGCCAGCGCCGCTATGTAGAGACGTTATCGGCATACGCGCGACAATTCTTAGATCAAATCGAGCGTCCCGATGTGGATTCGATCGAAGGACTCAGTCCGGCCATCTCTATCGAGCAGAAAACGACGAGCCGCAGCCCCCGGTCCACCGTCGGTACGATCACTGAAATCTACGACTACATGCGACTGCTCTACGCTTCGGTCGGGGTTCCTCACTGTCCCAATTGCGGACAGCCTATTTCGCGGCAGACGCACGAACAAATTGTCGAGCGTATCCTGTCACTGGCTCCGGGAGACCGCGTAACGATCTACGCGCCCGTGGTTCGTGGCCGCAAAGGCGAATTCAAAGACTTGCTCGATGAGTTGGATCAGCAGGGCTTTCGCGCGCGCATCGATGGCGAGTTGCGTGATCTGACCGAATCGATCAGTCTGGAAAAGCGCAAAAACCATACCATCGAAGCTGTCATCGATCGCGTTGTTCTCAAACCTGGGGTTGAGACGCGCCTGCAGGAGGCTGTTGCCCGCGCTCTGCAGATGGCGAATGGGCTGGTGCTGATCGGTGTGTCGGGAGGAAGCGAACAGCTCTACTCATCCTCAATGGCGTGCCCGGATTGCGGGCTTGACGTGCCGAAGCTTGAGCCGCGCAGCTTCTCTTTCAACAGTACCTACGGCGCTTGTCCCGAATGCCACGGTCTGGGCAGCATTTACGATTTCGATCCGGCAAAGGTCATCACAGACTGGTCAAAGCCGTTACTCGACGGAGCGCTTGGACCCGGTTCAGCTTCGCAGTATCTTCTCAAGCTGATTCAGCTTGCGGCACAGCGGTACAAGATTGATTTGAAAAAGCCCTTTGAGCAGCTTCCACAGAAGCAGCAGGAACTTCTGCTTTATGGTCCCGGTAAGGGCGAGGCGCCTCGCACTGGATTTCACGGCATCCTTTCCTATTTACGCGATGCCGTGGAGGAATCAAAATCCGACGCGTATCGCGAATGGATGCTGAACTACATGTCGGCTTCGACATGCCCTGTTTGCAAGGGACGGCGTCTCAGACCGGAGTCACTGGCGGTTAAAGTTGGAGGGCTATCCATCGCGGATTTCACCGCCCTGGCGCTCAAGCGGGCGGTCGACGCAGCACGCAACCTGGAGTTTTCGCAACGTGAGGCACTGATTGCTGAACGGCTGCGCCGAGAGGTGGTTGAGCGGCTTGAGTTTTTGAACGCTGTCGGGCTCGGCTATCTCTCGCTCAATCGCAGCGCCGCAACGCTTTCCGGCGGCGAAGGACAGCGCATCCGGCTGGCGACGCAGATCGGGTCGCGCCTGCGCGGCGTGCTCTATGTGCTGGACGAGCCTTCGATCGGCCTGCATCAGCGCGACAATCAGCGTCTGATCAATGCTCTGGAATCACTACGAAATCTCGGCAATACGATTCTCGTTGTCGAGCATGACGAGGACACGATTCGTCATGCGGATTATGTGCTCGATCTTGGCCCCGGCGCCGGCAAGCTAGGCGGACACGTCGTTGCAGAAGGCACACCGCAGGACATCATGCTCGCTCCTGCTTCGTTGACAGGACGTTATCTCGCTGGTGAAGTCAAGATTCTGCATCGCTTTGAACCGCGCTCGGTCAATGGCAATTGGATCACTATAGAGGGCGCGCGCAGTCATAACCTGCGTGACGTGACAGCGAAGTTCCCCTTGGGCGTAATGACGGTGGTGACGGGGGTTTCCGGCTCGGGCAAGAGCACCCTGGTGAACGACATCCTCTATCGCGCTCTGGCAAAACAACTTTACGGATCACGCGAAGAGCCCGGTGAGCATGCCCGAATCAAGGGCTTTGAGAATATCGACAAAGTCATCCGGATCGACCAGTCTCCGATCGGGCGCACGCCGCGTTCAAACCCGGCAACGTACACCGGCGTCTTTTCTGGAATTCGTGATCTTTATGCGATGTTGCCGGAGTCGCGTGAGCGCGGATACAAGGCTGGCCGGTTCTCCTTTAATGTCGCAGGCGGACGTTGCGAGGCCTGTCAGGGTGAAGGTCAACGCCGCATCGAGATGAACTTCCTGCCCGACGTTTATGTGCAATGCGAAGTGTGTAACGGACGCCGTTACAATCAGGAAACGCTGGCCGTAAAATTCAACGGCCATTCCATCGCCGATGTGCTTGATCTTGCAATTGAGGATGCGCTGCCGGTGCTGGCCGACATTCCGCAGGTACGGCAGAAATTGCAGACGCTGGTCGATGTGGGGCTTGGCTACATACATCTTGGTCAGGCAGCCACGACTTTGAGCGGCGGCGAAGCGCAGCGGATAAAGCTGGCGCGGGAGTTGTCAAAACGGCAAACAGGGCGAACGCTTTACCTGCTCGACGAACCGACCACCGGCCTGCATTTTGACGATGTGCGCAAGCTGCTGGAGGTGCTGCATCGTCTCACCGATCTCGGCAATACCATTGTGATCATCGAGCACAATCTGGATGTGATTCGCAATGCGGACTGGATTATTGACCTTGGACCTGAAGGCGGCGAAGATGGTGGACAGATTGTTGCCGAGGGAACGCCCGAGCGGATCTCGCGGGTAAGCGGCTCGCATACAGGCGAGTTCCTGCGGCGATACTACGCAGAGCATCCGGTTGTACTCGAACTGAATTCGAATGGCAGCGGTGCTGCCAAACGGCGCAAAACAGCGAAGAAAGACACAATTCAATGA
- a CDS encoding CPBP family intramembrane glutamic endopeptidase, whose translation MTLDPISLTPMPQETDATPSQIEAPEYFYPVETRPPVSDLPYLSHAILFFVLTIPMLFIGEALCLFLVKQSHLFGDKSYQAIFSLMASDARIAIPAQALTYLLTLLAAVAIFPVLWRRPFVQGIHWNLDVARTRFLWLFALGLGLGFGITLLGNYLPMPKDPPIMQDMMGSQLGAWMMLIFGITCAPLLEEMAFRGFLLPGFIHAFRWLIQREILSSDALSWVTIPLSVVLTTIPFALLHATQVSHAWAPLLLIGLVSVALCTIRLRLNSVAASTVVHAAYNFTLFAGLLLQTEGFRHLERLNS comes from the coding sequence ATGACACTCGATCCTATTTCGCTGACGCCGATGCCACAGGAAACAGATGCTACTCCGTCCCAGATTGAGGCCCCTGAATATTTCTATCCGGTAGAGACACGGCCACCGGTGTCAGACCTGCCTTACCTCAGTCATGCAATTCTCTTCTTCGTGCTGACGATTCCGATGCTTTTCATCGGTGAGGCTCTGTGCTTGTTTCTGGTGAAGCAATCGCATTTGTTCGGCGATAAGAGCTACCAGGCCATTTTCAGTCTCATGGCCTCCGATGCGCGGATTGCGATTCCCGCGCAGGCGCTCACCTACCTGCTGACTCTGCTGGCCGCCGTCGCCATTTTTCCGGTTCTGTGGCGGAGGCCCTTCGTCCAAGGAATCCACTGGAATCTGGACGTGGCGCGCACACGCTTTCTCTGGCTGTTCGCGTTGGGCCTCGGGTTGGGATTCGGCATTACCTTGCTGGGCAATTACCTGCCCATGCCAAAAGACCCGCCGATTATGCAGGACATGATGGGCTCGCAACTTGGTGCCTGGATGATGCTGATATTTGGCATCACATGTGCTCCCTTGCTGGAAGAAATGGCGTTTCGCGGCTTTCTGCTGCCTGGGTTCATCCATGCATTTCGATGGCTGATCCAGCGCGAAATCCTGTCCTCGGACGCGCTCTCGTGGGTCACAATTCCCTTGTCGGTGGTGCTGACTACCATTCCGTTTGCATTGCTACATGCGACGCAAGTTTCTCATGCATGGGCTCCACTGTTGCTGATCGGGCTGGTAAGTGTGGCGTTATGTACGATTCGGCTGCGCCTCAATTCGGTTGCGGCCAGCACCGTAGTACACGCGGCCTATAACTTCACACTCTTCGCTGGCCTGCTGCTGCAAACCGAAGGCTTCAGACATCTGGAACGATTGAACAGCTAA